One stretch of Aquimarina sp. Aq107 DNA includes these proteins:
- a CDS encoding DUF2064 domain-containing protein, which translates to MICNKKNIAILVFALSQEEEIKRKPFLKNSSLQSDLTSRTITLVKKTGLDYFVYNEQQQSGTGFGERFSNAISDIYKKGYHAVITLGNDTPNLSKTHLLKAVEAIQKGHSAIGPSYDGGFYLLGIHKETFHKKEFAQFSWNTSNVRNELYAYLQSYNRSFSQLDFLYDLDHFSDITNIYKTLPFLLKKLRSVLQIIFQKREKTTSSGQILLLHISLKTYYNKGSPHLIY; encoded by the coding sequence TTGATCTGTAATAAAAAAAATATTGCAATTCTAGTTTTTGCACTTTCGCAAGAAGAGGAAATTAAAAGAAAACCTTTTCTAAAGAACAGTTCATTACAATCAGATCTTACTTCTAGAACGATTACTTTAGTCAAAAAAACAGGATTAGATTATTTTGTATATAACGAACAACAACAATCCGGTACTGGTTTTGGAGAACGCTTTTCGAATGCAATCAGTGATATTTATAAAAAAGGGTATCATGCGGTAATTACATTGGGAAATGACACACCTAATCTTAGTAAGACCCATCTTCTAAAAGCAGTTGAGGCTATACAAAAAGGACACTCTGCGATTGGCCCTTCTTATGATGGAGGTTTCTATCTTTTAGGAATTCATAAAGAGACTTTTCATAAAAAAGAATTTGCTCAATTTTCTTGGAACACTTCTAATGTAAGAAATGAACTTTATGCATATCTACAGTCTTATAATAGGTCTTTTTCTCAATTAGATTTTCTATATGATCTGGATCATTTTTCCGATATTACAAACATATATAAAACACTTCCATTTCTGTTAAAAAAATTACGAAGTGTATTACAAATAATATTTCAAAAAAGGGAAAAAACAACTTCTTCCGGACAAATACTTCTATTACATATTTCATTAAAAACATATTATAATAAAGGGTCTCCGCATCTTATCTACTAA
- a CDS encoding ARPP-1 family domain-containing protein: MRAYSIILSVFSICILFFGFKKGEVSDDQKITDDPSNEQITEEIKIKEGIRVQNLTLFMITGEEKISGDIYKTLSEAMNRREVTVKETGNVNQLLLDNNSDDYIFIHSGDIVKGGKQDRTISYDVIIPPKAKNVELQSFCVEQGRWRQRGNETLSSFASNTKMLSSRELKLAARHEKNQSKVWGKVAEQKDRLNDNLSRKNGKTVNVANNASNTSLQLALESDELDSAKKEYYNKFKDLLTTENTIGYAYAINGKVYAVEIYNNQRLFKNLWDKILESIIVEAISEQNDKDYEACTVKDVTKFMDAIKTENKGVVKNVNKTTNFRTVQNSNGNIVFTTEDVDKKRWIHKSYMKNEKTNAVQSKEDFPYRRIQQRNR, translated from the coding sequence ATGAGGGCATACTCAATTATTTTATCCGTTTTTAGTATTTGTATTCTATTTTTTGGTTTCAAAAAGGGCGAAGTTTCTGATGACCAAAAGATTACTGATGATCCAAGTAATGAACAGATTACAGAAGAAATTAAAATTAAGGAAGGAATACGTGTTCAGAATCTTACGTTATTTATGATTACAGGTGAAGAAAAAATATCTGGTGATATTTATAAAACCTTATCTGAAGCAATGAATAGAAGGGAAGTGACGGTAAAAGAAACAGGAAATGTAAATCAATTGCTATTGGATAATAATAGCGATGATTATATATTTATTCATTCTGGAGATATTGTAAAAGGAGGAAAACAGGATAGAACAATAAGTTATGATGTAATTATTCCTCCAAAAGCGAAGAATGTAGAATTACAAAGTTTTTGTGTAGAACAAGGTAGATGGAGACAACGTGGTAATGAAACTCTTTCTTCTTTTGCGTCTAATACCAAAATGTTATCATCTAGAGAATTAAAACTTGCTGCAAGACACGAAAAAAATCAGAGTAAGGTTTGGGGAAAAGTAGCGGAACAGAAGGATCGTTTAAATGATAATCTTTCCAGAAAAAATGGAAAAACGGTAAATGTAGCCAATAACGCATCCAATACGAGCTTGCAATTAGCGCTAGAGAGTGACGAATTGGATAGTGCAAAAAAAGAATACTACAATAAGTTTAAGGATTTACTAACAACGGAAAATACAATTGGATATGCATACGCAATCAATGGTAAAGTTTATGCAGTAGAGATCTATAATAATCAACGTCTTTTTAAGAATTTGTGGGATAAAATATTAGAATCGATTATTGTCGAAGCTATTAGCGAACAAAATGATAAGGATTATGAGGCTTGTACAGTAAAAGATGTAACGAAGTTTATGGATGCAATTAAAACTGAAAATAAAGGTGTGGTTAAAAACGTTAATAAAACAACCAATTTCAGAACCGTTCAAAATAGCAACGGGAATATCGTTTTTACTACGGAAGATGTGGATAAGAAAAGATGGATTCATAAAAGTTATATGAAAAATGAAAAGACAAATGCTGTTCAGTCTAAAGAAGATTTTCCTTACAGAAGAATACAACAGCGCAATCGTTAG
- a CDS encoding aldose 1-epimerase family protein translates to MIHTIENDHLIVSIDSIGAELTSIKTKKDNKEFLWQGDPTIWASRAPVLFPIVGGLKNGTYTYKKKSYSLPKHGFIRHNKNVIGTQNNPTKVSFSLSTSEETLNSYPFTFDFVISFELVNDQIIISHSINNNGSQPMFFSVGGHPAFNCPIHSSENYEDYYILLEKMNNTDCYVLTSNGLISNQTISVIEDHKIWLTDSLFDNDALIFKNIKAEKATLVHKEKGAVLSMDLKDFPDLGIWAKPKAPYVCIEPWLGYADVEDTTQNIEEKEGIQKLDEGKTHNSSYTITITDCK, encoded by the coding sequence ATGATTCACACTATAGAAAACGACCACCTAATTGTTAGTATTGATAGTATTGGAGCAGAATTAACAAGTATCAAAACCAAAAAAGATAATAAAGAATTTTTATGGCAAGGTGATCCTACTATATGGGCAAGTCGGGCTCCTGTGCTGTTTCCTATCGTTGGAGGATTAAAAAATGGAACATATACTTATAAAAAGAAAAGTTATTCTTTACCAAAACACGGATTTATCCGACACAATAAAAATGTAATAGGAACGCAAAACAATCCTACTAAAGTTTCATTTTCGCTATCTACTTCAGAAGAAACACTTAATAGTTATCCGTTTACATTTGATTTCGTCATTAGTTTTGAACTTGTCAACGATCAAATCATAATTTCGCATAGTATAAATAATAACGGTTCGCAACCCATGTTTTTTTCAGTTGGAGGACATCCAGCTTTCAATTGTCCTATACACTCGTCAGAAAACTATGAAGATTATTATATTTTATTAGAAAAAATGAACAATACTGATTGTTACGTACTTACATCAAATGGATTGATTAGTAATCAAACTATATCTGTCATAGAAGATCACAAAATCTGGCTTACCGATTCTCTTTTTGATAATGACGCACTTATTTTTAAGAACATCAAAGCAGAAAAGGCCACTCTTGTTCATAAAGAAAAAGGGGCAGTACTTTCTATGGATTTAAAGGATTTTCCCGATCTTGGTATATGGGCAAAACCCAAAGCTCCTTATGTCTGTATAGAACCTTGGTTAGGATATGCTGACGTAGAAGATACCACCCAAAACATCGAAGAAAAAGAAGGGATCCAAAAACTCGATGAAGGAAAAACGCATAACAGTAGTTATACAATTACCATAACCGATTGCAAATGA
- a CDS encoding tetratricopeptide repeat protein, whose protein sequence is MVFNIKKITGILILFICFLHCSCDQEETVPLESIDPIDHFIEQAEDKTKTKEKRKKYLDSAYTIYNTLEDNTYKRKKIDKISGTHYRLKEFEISKKLDEEMLKLSKQLNDSLGIAKSYSNLGIYYRRNLNLDSAYYCFYQANKLYFSFDVNSSFKPTDYFFYHGITLVDLAKLSRKVKDYNQSEALAIQAIERFKISGNLSYIPLSYNSLGISSKDLGNYEEAILYYKKAIEYAKNTKKEIFYLSQSNNNIGTVYKSQKKYDLAVTHYRKGLSYADFLSKNPKHEARLLDNLGYVKFLANKNNDSSLFLFNKAYRIRDSVKDMYGLSTSFLHLSEYYESQGNQYLARMFAKKSKENATKDRDNDDLLQAYKLLALVCIPEEGQKYAMKYIHLNDSLTQRDNLFKNQFARIRYESNTLQKENEQKSKEIQQVQDQNTIYLLGIILLCTLIGFVIYFAIQRNKYLKQQSKIIQFQTAYETETRIAKQLHDELGNDIFQVMTQYQNTPNYNPQLLEKLNKSYTKARDISRENSDFEIDLTFEKELKNMLQNYTNKDLLLVQKGVDTILWKHTNSTIKIATYRVLQELMTNMQKHSQADRVAVIFANEGKSIQINYTDNGIGIDTTQLISKNGLRNIQKRIEAIGGTITFDTQKNKGFKARIVIPV, encoded by the coding sequence ATGGTTTTTAATATCAAAAAAATAACAGGTATTCTTATACTCTTTATTTGCTTCTTACATTGCAGTTGTGATCAGGAAGAAACTGTTCCACTAGAATCCATAGATCCTATTGATCACTTTATAGAACAAGCTGAAGATAAAACTAAAACCAAAGAGAAACGAAAAAAATATCTGGATTCTGCCTACACTATCTATAATACTTTGGAAGACAATACATATAAAAGAAAGAAAATTGATAAGATTTCTGGTACTCATTATCGGTTAAAAGAGTTTGAAATCTCTAAAAAATTAGATGAGGAAATGTTAAAGCTATCCAAACAATTAAATGATTCTTTGGGAATAGCGAAATCATATTCCAATCTTGGAATTTATTATAGAAGGAATTTGAACTTGGACAGTGCGTATTACTGTTTTTATCAAGCTAATAAACTATACTTTTCCTTTGATGTAAATAGTAGTTTTAAACCCACGGATTATTTCTTTTACCATGGAATCACACTAGTTGATTTAGCCAAACTATCTAGGAAAGTAAAGGATTATAACCAAAGTGAGGCATTGGCTATCCAGGCGATTGAGCGATTTAAAATATCCGGTAATTTATCATATATACCTTTATCATATAATAGTCTAGGTATCTCTTCGAAAGATTTAGGAAACTATGAAGAGGCTATATTGTATTACAAAAAAGCAATTGAATATGCGAAAAACACTAAAAAAGAGATATTTTATCTTTCTCAATCAAATAATAACATAGGAACGGTTTACAAATCTCAAAAAAAATATGATTTAGCTGTAACACATTACCGTAAAGGGTTGTCTTATGCGGACTTTTTATCCAAAAATCCTAAACACGAAGCAAGATTACTAGATAATTTAGGATATGTAAAGTTTCTTGCGAATAAAAATAATGATAGTTCATTATTCCTATTTAATAAAGCATATCGAATAAGAGATAGTGTCAAAGACATGTATGGGCTATCTACAAGTTTTCTTCATCTATCCGAATATTATGAATCACAAGGTAATCAATATCTAGCCAGAATGTTTGCTAAAAAGTCCAAGGAAAATGCTACAAAAGATCGAGATAATGATGATCTACTTCAAGCCTATAAATTATTAGCTCTAGTATGTATTCCAGAAGAAGGGCAAAAATATGCTATGAAGTATATTCACCTTAATGATAGCCTTACTCAAAGGGATAATTTGTTCAAAAATCAATTTGCACGTATACGATATGAGAGTAATACGCTACAAAAAGAAAATGAACAAAAAAGCAAGGAAATACAACAAGTACAAGATCAAAACACCATCTATCTTTTGGGTATCATATTATTATGTACACTTATTGGATTTGTAATCTATTTTGCGATACAACGCAACAAATACCTTAAACAACAAAGTAAAATCATACAGTTTCAAACTGCTTATGAAACAGAAACACGTATCGCCAAACAATTACATGATGAGTTGGGTAATGATATTTTTCAGGTAATGACACAATATCAAAATACTCCCAACTATAACCCTCAACTACTAGAGAAACTAAATAAAAGTTATACCAAAGCGCGCGATATTTCCAGAGAAAATAGCGATTTTGAAATCGACCTAACTTTTGAAAAAGAACTGAAAAATATGCTTCAAAACTATACTAATAAAGATTTGCTACTGGTCCAAAAAGGTGTAGATACCATTCTCTGGAAGCACACAAACAGTACTATAAAAATAGCAACCTATAGAGTTTTACAGGAATTAATGACCAATATGCAAAAGCATAGTCAAGCAGATCGTGTAGCTGTTATATTTGCTAACGAAGGTAAAAGCATACAGATTAATTATACAGACAACGGAATTGGCATCGATACTACTCAATTAATCTCTAAAAATGGACTACGCAATATTCAAAAACGTATAGAAGCAATTGGTGGGACTATTACTTTTGATACGCAAAAAAACAAAGGCTTTAAAGCAAGAATCGTGATTCCTGTTTAA
- a CDS encoding RtcB family protein encodes MKNKINITGKTLIDLGFRSGKWFPEAIEHINTHQLADEAMHTYLEQYKMPPIQELHKTAIDFKINIKAENELEQDNITKVTDSMKELMKTPTIINGAVMPDACPSGPKGTIPVGGVVVAKNAIHPGMHSADICCSVMLTDFGKMDPKKVLDAAHASTHFGPGGRPRGHQYQLTDELLAEFKSNFFLREDKDISMAREHLGTQGDGNHFLFVGTSTKTGNTMMITHHGSRGIGARLYKKGMHIADKFRKDLSPDTLKQNAWIPFDTEEGQNYWSALQTIRKWTKLNHEVIHDATLKTLDLEAEDRYWNEHNFVFKEGDLFYHAKGATPLDKKFMPDITGPRLIPLNMAEPVLIVEGATTENNLGFAPHGAGRNMSRTQHKRNKEGQTNEEIFAIETEGLDVRFFSKEIDISELPSAYKNAATVRNQMEEFGLGTVIDEVMPYGSIMAGDFSINAPWRVKRRKKQSK; translated from the coding sequence ATGAAAAATAAAATTAACATTACCGGAAAGACATTGATTGATTTAGGATTTAGATCTGGTAAATGGTTCCCAGAAGCTATTGAACATATCAACACCCATCAATTAGCTGATGAAGCAATGCATACCTATTTAGAACAATATAAAATGCCTCCTATCCAGGAGTTACATAAAACTGCTATAGACTTTAAAATTAATATTAAAGCAGAGAACGAGTTAGAGCAAGATAATATTACCAAAGTAACTGACTCCATGAAGGAATTGATGAAAACTCCAACCATTATAAACGGTGCCGTGATGCCGGATGCATGTCCATCTGGCCCAAAAGGAACTATTCCTGTAGGCGGCGTAGTAGTCGCTAAAAATGCAATTCATCCAGGAATGCATAGCGCAGATATCTGCTGTTCTGTGATGTTAACTGATTTTGGTAAAATGGATCCTAAAAAAGTATTAGATGCTGCACATGCTAGTACTCATTTTGGACCTGGCGGAAGGCCTAGAGGACACCAATATCAGCTGACCGATGAATTGTTAGCAGAATTTAAATCTAACTTCTTTCTTAGAGAAGATAAAGATATTAGTATGGCTAGGGAACATCTAGGAACGCAAGGAGATGGAAATCATTTTCTGTTTGTAGGAACTTCTACCAAAACTGGAAATACCATGATGATCACACATCACGGATCCAGAGGTATTGGAGCCAGATTGTATAAAAAAGGAATGCATATCGCCGATAAGTTCAGAAAAGATTTATCTCCAGATACACTAAAGCAAAATGCTTGGATTCCTTTTGATACCGAAGAAGGTCAAAACTACTGGTCGGCATTACAAACGATCAGAAAATGGACAAAATTAAATCATGAAGTGATTCATGATGCAACTTTGAAAACGTTAGATCTAGAAGCAGAAGATAGATATTGGAACGAACATAACTTTGTCTTTAAAGAAGGTGACTTATTTTATCATGCAAAAGGAGCAACACCATTAGATAAAAAGTTTATGCCAGATATCACAGGACCAAGATTGATTCCATTAAATATGGCTGAACCTGTATTAATTGTCGAAGGAGCAACTACAGAAAATAATTTGGGATTTGCACCACACGGAGCAGGTAGAAATATGAGTAGAACGCAGCATAAGAGAAATAAAGAAGGACAAACTAATGAAGAAATCTTTGCCATCGAAACAGAAGGTTTAGATGTGCGTTTTTTCTCTAAAGAAATTGATATTTCTGAATTACCTAGTGCTTATAAAAATGCCGCAACTGTAAGAAATCAGATGGAGGAATTTGGGTTGGGTACTGTAATAGACGAAGTGATGCCATACGGATCTATTATGGCGGGAGATTTTAGTATCAATGCTCCTTGGAGAGTGAAAAGGAGAAAAAAACAAAGTAAATAA
- a CDS encoding fibronectin type III domain-containing protein translates to MIKKLKRPMLLGLTFAVVSAGFYVFYKNSKSKKEISAISSQREVHENHLKESPFKNTLKLSKSERKAKGLPPNKYFEQMWELSMNPKTGRTEPEKIYETQEKLRRGLSKRAPGDDASNPWIERGPNDIGGRTRAIMFDPNDASNRRVYAGGVSGGLWVNNDITSAASQWSRVQNVPGNLSVTSITVDPRDSNIWYLGTGEQYTAGDVVGSGIYRSTDGGTSWQSLAIPAAGAGSFDFNAANLFISGIFYVNDILAWNNTAQNRTELFVGVGAHVYGDAANPTNWLGLQTAGLYRSIDGGATWSRIESTNMSFVFSGADYFFIPNDFEIGADNTLWMGTITTPGIGGGGGGRVFSSTNGATWTEAAGSPLADSNRVEIEVSSTDANKLYALTQGSGNTPVHIYRTTNKFGSVTETALPNDADNGISANDFTRGQAFYDLMIEADPTNDDIVYVGGIDLFRSANSGNSWGQISKWSNNPGLAGLPVSLVHADQHAMTFRPGSPNQAIFGTDGGVYYANSLSTAQNSNVFGARNSNFNVTQYVKAGIGPDGAGDTSGIFTAGAQDNGSQAFRNTVPGINGSEELSDGDGFYTFVDKDGQYMTATFVRNVIYRFNLPWDGRGRRQGGATTLVSDQSTGDFVNQMGYDSDANFMLTNASSGTNFAIKTINVAANSNTNITNALLTSKPTALTPSPFENNVWYVGTATGQMFRLTNVGVGSANWSEIATPFVGSVSSVRLGETANDIMVTMHNYGVTSVWYSSDAGANWVSKEGDLPDIPVRDMLQNPLDRNEVIVGTQLGVWVTTNFNATNPTWSQSQNGMSDASVTSFDYWAINGDDNNNRIIASTYGRGVFTGSFTANGNTTDTTSPSAPENLTASNITQTTVDLSWTASTDNVGVTGYDVYQDGAVINTVTGTSYTANGLTANTSYTFVIRAKDAAGNESADSNTANVTTSGSTGGGNGCTAGITSFPYNQGFESGFGDWSQGSGDDFDWTRQSGGTPSNNTGPSSANEGTFYVYVETSNPNNPSRTTILNSPCFDLSGETSADYSFRYHMSGNAVGELKLEASSDNGTTWAEVWSRSGTQGNSWNTANVNLDSYSGGSMQLRYVGTSGNSWQGDMAVDRISLTTDGTTGGSGCSGGITTFPYNQGFEGGFGNWSQGSGDDFDWIRRSGGTPSNNTGPSSADEGTFYVYVETSNPNNPNRTTILNSPCFDLSSSASATFGFRYHMTGNAVGELKLEASNDDGTTWTEVWSRSGNQGNSWNTASVNLNSFAGGSMQLRYVGTSGNSWQGDMAVDDVSLSTSGTAAVNDEFADLLVNEDEVSEIEFYPNPVNGNTLYIKTSSNEEYTYSIINISGQIVRKGVTNTKSIDVQNLTEGVYIIRTNTKKGGQIMSQFIKR, encoded by the coding sequence ATGATTAAAAAATTAAAACGACCCATGTTGTTGGGTTTGACATTTGCAGTGGTATCTGCTGGATTTTATGTTTTTTATAAAAACTCAAAATCTAAAAAAGAAATTAGTGCTATCTCAAGTCAAAGAGAAGTACATGAAAATCACCTTAAGGAAAGTCCTTTTAAAAATACCTTAAAGCTTTCTAAGTCTGAAAGAAAAGCCAAAGGTCTTCCTCCTAACAAATATTTTGAACAAATGTGGGAGTTATCTATGAATCCTAAAACTGGTAGGACGGAACCGGAAAAGATTTATGAGACTCAAGAGAAATTGAGAAGAGGGTTGTCTAAAAGAGCTCCTGGAGATGATGCTAGTAATCCTTGGATAGAACGAGGACCGAATGATATTGGTGGACGTACAAGAGCAATAATGTTCGATCCTAATGATGCTTCTAATAGACGAGTATACGCTGGTGGCGTAAGTGGAGGTTTATGGGTTAATAACGATATAACCTCTGCTGCTTCACAATGGAGTCGTGTACAGAATGTTCCGGGAAATTTATCGGTAACCTCTATTACAGTAGATCCTAGAGATTCTAATATTTGGTATTTAGGTACTGGAGAACAGTATACCGCTGGAGATGTAGTTGGTAGTGGTATTTATCGTTCTACTGATGGAGGAACAAGTTGGCAATCACTTGCAATTCCTGCTGCAGGAGCTGGTAGTTTTGATTTCAACGCGGCTAACTTATTTATTTCTGGCATTTTTTACGTAAATGATATTTTGGCTTGGAATAATACTGCCCAAAATCGTACTGAGTTATTTGTTGGAGTTGGGGCTCACGTTTATGGAGATGCTGCAAATCCAACAAATTGGTTAGGTCTGCAAACGGCTGGATTATATCGATCGATAGATGGTGGTGCTACTTGGAGCAGAATAGAATCTACTAATATGAGTTTTGTTTTTAGTGGAGCTGATTATTTCTTTATTCCAAATGATTTTGAAATTGGTGCAGATAATACATTATGGATGGGAACTATTACAACTCCAGGAATTGGCGGAGGTGGTGGAGGTAGAGTATTTAGTTCTACAAATGGTGCTACCTGGACTGAGGCTGCAGGATCGCCTTTGGCAGATTCTAACAGAGTAGAAATTGAAGTTTCTTCTACAGATGCGAATAAACTATATGCATTAACACAAGGAAGCGGAAATACTCCGGTGCATATTTATAGAACAACCAATAAATTTGGATCTGTAACGGAAACCGCCCTGCCAAATGATGCAGATAATGGTATTTCTGCAAATGATTTTACTAGAGGACAAGCATTCTATGATTTAATGATAGAGGCGGATCCTACAAATGATGATATTGTTTATGTAGGAGGAATTGATCTATTTAGATCTGCTAATAGCGGAAATAGTTGGGGTCAAATTTCTAAATGGTCTAACAATCCAGGTTTGGCTGGGTTACCAGTTTCTTTAGTTCATGCGGATCAACATGCGATGACTTTTAGACCAGGAAGCCCCAATCAGGCTATTTTTGGTACTGACGGAGGTGTATATTATGCAAATAGTCTATCAACTGCTCAGAATTCAAATGTTTTTGGCGCACGAAATAGCAATTTTAATGTAACACAATATGTAAAAGCAGGGATTGGTCCTGATGGAGCTGGAGATACTTCAGGGATTTTTACAGCTGGAGCACAAGATAACGGTTCTCAGGCATTTAGAAATACAGTTCCAGGAATTAATGGATCTGAAGAATTATCAGATGGAGATGGTTTTTACACTTTTGTGGATAAAGATGGTCAATATATGACTGCAACCTTTGTTAGAAATGTTATTTATAGATTTAATCTTCCTTGGGATGGAAGAGGAAGAAGACAAGGTGGAGCTACTACTTTAGTGAGCGATCAATCTACGGGAGATTTTGTAAATCAAATGGGATATGATAGTGACGCTAATTTTATGCTAACAAATGCGTCTTCTGGAACCAATTTTGCTATTAAAACAATTAATGTAGCGGCAAACTCTAATACTAATATTACGAACGCTTTATTAACTAGTAAACCTACGGCATTAACTCCTTCTCCTTTTGAAAATAATGTTTGGTACGTTGGTACTGCTACAGGACAAATGTTTCGATTAACAAATGTTGGTGTTGGATCAGCAAACTGGTCAGAAATTGCTACACCGTTTGTAGGTTCAGTATCTTCGGTTAGATTAGGAGAAACGGCAAATGATATCATGGTTACCATGCATAATTATGGAGTAACTAGCGTTTGGTATTCTTCTGATGCGGGAGCTAATTGGGTAAGCAAAGAAGGTGATTTACCAGATATTCCTGTTAGAGATATGCTGCAGAATCCTTTAGATAGAAACGAAGTAATTGTGGGAACACAATTAGGAGTTTGGGTTACTACTAATTTTAATGCAACCAATCCAACTTGGAGTCAGTCACAGAATGGAATGAGTGATGCTAGTGTTACTTCTTTTGACTATTGGGCGATAAATGGTGATGATAATAATAATAGAATAATAGCTTCTACTTACGGAAGAGGAGTGTTCACTGGTTCGTTTACAGCAAATGGAAATACTACTGATACTACTTCACCAAGTGCTCCAGAAAACTTAACGGCATCTAATATTACCCAAACAACCGTAGATTTAAGTTGGACTGCATCAACGGATAATGTAGGTGTTACAGGATATGATGTATATCAAGACGGAGCAGTAATTAACACTGTAACAGGAACAAGCTATACTGCAAATGGATTAACAGCTAATACTTCTTATACTTTTGTAATAAGAGCAAAAGATGCAGCTGGAAACGAATCTGCAGATAGTAATACTGCAAATGTAACCACTTCTGGATCTACAGGAGGAGGCAATGGTTGTACAGCTGGAATAACTTCATTTCCATATAATCAAGGATTTGAAAGTGGTTTTGGAGATTGGTCGCAAGGATCAGGAGATGATTTTGATTGGACTCGTCAATCAGGAGGAACTCCATCAAATAATACTGGACCATCTTCTGCGAATGAAGGTACTTTTTATGTATATGTAGAAACATCTAATCCAAATAATCCTAGTAGAACTACTATTCTAAACTCCCCTTGTTTTGATTTAAGTGGAGAAACATCTGCGGATTATAGTTTTAGGTATCATATGAGCGGTAATGCTGTTGGAGAGTTGAAATTAGAAGCAAGTAGTGATAATGGAACTACCTGGGCTGAAGTTTGGAGTAGATCCGGAACTCAAGGAAATTCTTGGAATACTGCTAATGTTAATTTAGATAGTTACTCAGGAGGTTCGATGCAATTACGTTATGTAGGAACTTCAGGAAATTCTTGGCAAGGTGATATGGCAGTAGATCGTATTTCTTTAACTACCGATGGAACTACTGGAGGTAGCGGATGCTCTGGAGGAATCACAACATTCCCATATAATCAAGGATTTGAAGGAGGTTTTGGTAATTGGTCGCAAGGATCAGGAGATGATTTTGATTGGATCCGTAGATCAGGAGGAACTCCATCAAACAATACAGGACCGTCGTCAGCAGATGAAGGTACTTTTTATGTATATGTAGAAACATCTAATCCAAATAACCCAAATAGAACTACTATTTTAAACTCACCTTGTTTTGACTTAAGTAGTTCAGCATCTGCTACTTTTGGTTTCAGGTATCATATGACTGGTAATGCTGTTGGAGAATTGAAATTAGAAGCAAGTAATGATGATGGAACAACTTGGACAGAAGTATGGAGTAGATCTGGAAATCAAGGAAATTCTTGGAATACAGCTTCAGTAAACTTAAATAGTTTTGCGGGAGGTAGTATGCAGTTGCGTTATGTAGGAACTTCAGGGAATTCTTGGCAAGGGGATATGGCCGTAGATGATGTATCGTTAAGTACCTCTGGAACTGCTGCTGTAAATGATGAATTCGCTGACCTTTTAGTTAATGAGGATGAAGTATCGGAAATAGAGTTCTATCCAAATCCGGTAAACGGAAATACCTTATATATAAAGACTTCTAGTAATGAAGAATATACATATAGTATTATCAATATTTCTGGACAAATAGTACGTAAAGGAGTTACTAATACTAAAAGTATTGATGTACAGAATTTGACTGAAGGTGTTTATATCATTAGAACGAACACTAAGAAAGGTGGCCAAATTATGTCACAGTTTATTAAACGATAA
- a CDS encoding RNA polymerase sigma factor, which yields MGKMDTNQAIISGIIKGDQRTLKVFYRDNVRYIQGYILRNDGNMQDVEDVFQDALVVLYQKLKSGTLEINVPLTTYFYGICKNTWRTRLRNKHKVVHDETKFMSAEHVTESVIKDIENQEREHLYRKHFQKLSSDNKNLMLLYFEGKSAKEISKITGYTEGYTRKKKFDVKKQLLTMIEKDPLYRELRITA from the coding sequence ATGGGAAAAATGGATACAAATCAGGCAATAATATCCGGAATCATTAAGGGAGATCAACGGACATTAAAAGTTTTCTATCGTGACAATGTAAGATATATCCAAGGGTATATCCTTAGAAATGATGGTAATATGCAAGATGTAGAAGATGTTTTTCAGGATGCGTTAGTGGTATTGTATCAAAAACTAAAATCTGGAACTTTAGAAATAAACGTTCCATTAACAACTTATTTTTATGGGATTTGCAAAAACACTTGGAGAACTCGATTGCGCAATAAACATAAGGTAGTTCATGATGAGACAAAATTTATGAGTGCAGAACATGTAACTGAATCCGTAATCAAGGATATCGAAAACCAAGAACGTGAGCATTTATACCGAAAACATTTCCAGAAATTAAGTAGTGATAACAAAAATTTAATGCTGTTATATTTTGAAGGAAAATCTGCCAAGGAAATTTCAAAAATCACTGGGTATACTGAGGGGTATACTCGAAAAAAGAAATTTGATGTCAAAAAACAATTGTTAACGATGATCGAAAAAGATCCATTATATCGTGAACTTAGAATTACCGCATAG